From Doryrhamphus excisus isolate RoL2022-K1 chromosome 22, RoL_Dexc_1.0, whole genome shotgun sequence, one genomic window encodes:
- the LOC131109796 gene encoding oocyte zinc finger protein XlCOF6.1-like has product MAEDKEERHGQVDAVFGIHAADVSQGHLGQKDWSSTVETRPPHIKEEEEDPQPPHIKEEEEDPQPPHIKEEEEDPQPPYIKEEEEEDSVSQGEGPVKSEDDEDEGESEDKREEVRSREGSLADGLLAPLSDSDDVTSPSPDTDDEDVKADGANTRWKCSQCGKRLSSKSNLIVHMKTHTGEKPFMCSVCGKRFSRKGSLTVHTRIHTGEKPFPCSMCAIRFARTDELKVHMRIHTGEKPFTCSVCGISLARNNELKIHMRRHTGEKPFSCSVCGKRFSQNVHLKQHTRIHTGEKPFTCSVCGMGVARKDELKIHMRRHTGEKPFSCSVCAKRFSQNAHLKTHSRIHTGEKPFTCSVCALSFLRNEYLKKHLRTHTEEKPLTCSGGTFTYSEIMGLPQ; this is encoded by the exons ATGGCGGAGGACAAGGAGGAGCGACACGGTCAAGTGGACGCTGTTTTTGGGATACATGCAGCAG ATGTCAGCCAAGGACATCTTGGGCAGAAGGATTGGAGCTCCACGGTGGAGACACGGCCCCCCCAtattaaagaagaagaagaggacccACAGCCCCCCCATattaaagaagaagaggaggatccacagcccccccacattaaagaagaagaggaggatccACAGCCCCCctacattaaagaggaagaggaggaagacagCGTCAGTCAGGGAGAGGGCCcagtgaagagtgaagatgatgaagacgaaGGTGAAAGTGAGGACAAGAGAGAAGAAGTGCGGTCTCGAGAAGGCTCACTAGCGGACGGCCTcttagctccgctatcagaTAGCGATGACGTGACGTCACCCTCCCCTGACACCGATGACGAGGACGTGAAAGCCGATGGCGCCAACACTCGCTGGAAGTGCTCTCAATGCGGCAAACGACTGAGCAGCAAGTCCAATCTGATCGTACACATGAAGAcccacaccggagagaaaccattcATGTGCTCAGTTTGCGGTAAAAGATTCTCCCGGAAAGGAAGTTTGACAGTACACACAAGAatccacaccggagagaaaccttttccctgTTCAATGTGCGCTATACGTTTTGCAAGAACAGACGAGTTGAAAGTTCACATGAGAatccacactggagaaaaaccttttaccTGCTCTGTGTGTGGAATAAGTTTGGCACGAAACAATGAGTTGAAAATCCACATGAGAagacacaccggagagaaaccgttcagctgttcagtgtgtggtaaaagattttcacaaaatgtacatttgaaaCAACATACAAGAatccacactggagagaaaccttttacctgttcagtgtgtggGATGGGTGTCGCACGGAAAGATGAGTTGAAAATACATATGAGAAGACACACTGGGGAGAAACCTTTCAGCTGTTCCGTGTGTGCTAAAAGATTTTCCCAAAATGCACATTTGAAAACACATAGCAGGatccacactggagagaaaccttttaccTGCTCGGTGTGCGCCTTAAGTTTTTTACggaatgaatatttgaaaaaaCACTTGAGGACACACACTGAAGAGAAACCTTTGACCTGCTCTGGCGGTACGTTCACATACAGTGAAATAATGGGACTGCCCCAATAA